CGTTCTGGGTGAGAGATGAAAGGCAAACAAGACCAGGCTTGTTGACTTGCAAGGCCGTCATCGGACGTCGACGATAGATGCGCATAACCCCAATTGGAACATGACGACTCCCAGTGACAGCTTTTCCTGCACTGGAAAACGCGTCCTTCAGCCACGGGGGCCAGGACGACGAGGCAGAAGGCTCGCCTCAACGACGACATGCTTGTAACTGTACTCCTCTGTACGGAGCAATGCAGTACAAGCGCCGGTCCTtctgcccctccccctcaccTCCCACCTTACTTAGGTGCATCGTACGTCAGGGTAAGGTGGTACAGCGCAGAAGCTGGCCGTGGGCGACGATGAACCTATCATTGGCAACATGTGAATCGAGAAGAGGCCAAGCTTGGAGTCGCCGCGAGCGAGACGCCGCAAGCCCCCCAGTCCCTCTCCCCCCTCCAGCGCCATGGGTACCCCACGCCCTGCGAGCGAGCGCAGAGCTTGCGTCCGCGTGCTGATATACCGACTCGAGACGTGGTTGCAAAGGGACCCGACCCAGATCCAAGACTTTTTTTCGCTGCTCCAAGGGCCTGGCTGATGGCCGACCGGGTTTGCTAGAGTGCATGGCCGTGATGCATGCCCGCTTCCTTTTTGGGCGTATGGTTGCACGACGAGTTATGGACGCTGACGCTATTATTTCTTCACCCTCTTTCAGTTGTCAGTTTCTAAGCCTTTTCCGTCACGATTCATGAACACCAATGATACAAGATGCTTTGAGAGCTTATGAGAGAGTCACAAGAACCCGTCAGCCACGCTCAATGCCTACGGGGTAGATCGTTGCGCTCACATTGACATGCCGCTGCTGCACATGCCACATTCTTACAGTGACGGCAGCCTGAGGCGAGCTTCCATTCTCATTCTGTTCTTAGTGGCACCACGCAACGCACGCTccgtcatggtcatggcaCAACTCGGCCCTCATTCTCCATCCTCCCAAGCCCCAGGCCGTGGGTTCTGGGCGGGACGAGCGGAGACGACGGGCCCAGCGATAGACTGTTTCCATTTCCAGGGAGAGCCTAGGCCAGAACTCGCTTGACTGAGGGTGCCAGTGACGGGAAATAGGGGATGTCTCTTTGGCACCCTTTGGCTCGCAAGTTTGTCTTCTACTGGTCTTGTGCCTGTACTTTTCGTACGTAGAAGCCTGGGTCAGAGATTCCCTGCATGCACCCTCCTACTCCTTTCAACCATCTTGCATCTTCCATCTCCTCTGTTAGTCTCGCCAGGGCGTCTCTGATAGGAAGAAAAGGGGGGTGTGGCCTCACCAGGGCAAAAAAAGACAGACAGGAAAAAAAATCTCCAATGATGGCACTCTCCCCATCGCATTACCCCCCATGTGCATCCCATGCTTGTCTGCCacatccatcctcctccacgcCCATTGCCCTACTGAGAAGGTATAGTATAGCACCATGGTACATCCCGGGTTGTCCCTGGCTTGCCTTGCAGTCTTGCTCTCGCAGAGAATGAAGCTTTTTTACGGGGACAGGTGCTGGCCAGCCTATCCATGTTCCGTCGACCACGGGCGAGCTACCAGATTAGCTCGAGTATAAAGCCAACTGGCTCTGTCACCGCCGGCACCTCAGTTCTGGTCTGAGAGTTGGACGGCACGAGACATGTAACGGTTGGATGTCTACCTATTACCAAAGCATCTTTACCTCACATTTGCTCTCGTTTATCTCTACTCTTATACGTCAGCTCCCTGCCATTGGCCCCCCTTTTACGTTTATTCTAGCTGCCCTCATCTTTGACTTTTGTTTTTACAAGCGTCACCTTGACGAACAGACTTTCTTGAGCCACGTGCTGAGCTCTTAGCATTGGACTCTACAAGGTTCCGGTCGCTACAGCACCTACCAGGATCCCCGGGTTGTTTGGCGAGGCGCCTACCCTGCACTTTCACAACGCCAGTACCTGCGCGACaggcctcttttttttttggcgTCCATCGATATCCATCTTGTAACTAACTAATCGAGTTTCTTCTCGAAAGATCTCGCCTCCGACCTCGCTTCCGGTGAATTTACCAACGGAGTATTCACGCCGATAACTCCGGAACACCACCCGATAGAGTTCCCGCGCGCCGTAAATTTAGCCTCTGTCCCTGCCTAGCAGCATCTCTTTGAGTACCTCGCCAGATTTCTGGCTTGGCCTGGGACATTCATTGCTCGCACCAAGAAGCCTCATCTCCTGTCCTCCGTCACCGTCAGCTCTCAGTCAGCCAGCACAAAAACCACCAACAAAAAAAGGCAACTTCTCGCATCAGAGTTTGCCTGCATCGGTTGACCCAGCGAAAGCCCTCGGTTCCACACCGTACAGTACCGTACCAGCGACTCACTGCCCCCGGGGTACCACCTCGCCCTACAAAAGCTCCATCCATTTGCGCACCTCAGCAAAAGTTACCgacctgccctgccctgccctgtgCTACTGGCAAGCTTACAAGGGGTACCATCGACGGCCACTACGCATACTCCGTCGTCCACTGTAGAGGGTccagcttttttttttctggcgCCTCCTTTGCCTCCAGCTCTCGCTGCTGGTTCTAGCCTCCACGCCCTCTCTCTTCGCAGACAGGGTCTGACGTCCGCCCAGCGCCCCAAGCAAGCCCGGTACCTACACGCCCCCGGCCCCatccctctttctctctgcTGCCCTGTGCCAGACAGAGACAGAAAGAGATCCGCCGAGTCGTCCGCTGGCCCCCCTCGAGCTAGACTTGGGACGTTTTTGCGCGTGCGCGCGCCCAcacctccatcatctcgcAGTATATCACATCGCCAGCCCAGCTCTCTGGAGCGCTTGGGTTCTCCCCGACCAAAACCCTCAAGCACCCAGCTCCTTCTGGCGCGGGCAAACGACCTCTTGTCTTTGCTCTccttcctcggcctcctccccCCTGAACATTTACAACTTTCTCTGTCGACAATGATGCATCGCCAGGTGCTTTGAAAGCAGCCCGCCCGCCCGTCGCAGGTTCTCTCTCGACCCAGGGGTGAACGTGAACATCCGTTCCGCTCCGCTCTCTCCGTGGATCTGCCAGCTTCTGCCGTCCGCCTCATCGCTCTCCGAGACTTGCGAGCCTTTGTGTTTTCGAACTTGTCCGACCAGAAACCCTCCGAAACCCTCCCCCCAATCCCCGTCCACGACACACCACTAACATGTCGAGTTCTGCCTCTGGCGACTCGGGCGCTGGTGGCCGGTCAATGGAGTCCCGAGTGGGCAGAAGCAAGCAACGTGAGTCTTTGCGAACTGCGCGATCCTACATACTCTCTGCACTTGAGCACActcactttttttttttgctctcGTAATTCCCAAGCCTGCATCTTCAACTCGCTTCTTGCGCGACCAATCCCCCAGCCCCAATTCGCCGTCCCTGGCACTCAATTTGTTCCTGCGACAGCGGCCAATGTCATTGACCACAATCCCATGGCCATACCCCACGTTTAGCTCAACAAGCTCGGATTCGCTAACATGTTTCACTTTGCAGGTTACAACACCAAGGGTGAACGTCTCGTCGCTGGCATCGTGCCCCTCACACCCGATCAGAACTATGTGCTGTTGATCCAGTCCACCCGGCGAAAAGGTTGGGTCTTGCCCAAGGGCGGCTGGGAATCGGACGAGACGTGCCAAGAGGCTGCCGAGCGAGAGGCTTGGGAAGAGGCCGGCATCACCGTCCAGATCAGCTACGACCTCGGCGACATCGATGAGAAGCGCGCGCCCAAGTCAACAAAAGACCGGTCAAGATACCACTTCTTCGAGGGCGTCGTCACTGGCGAGTACGACGACTGGCCCGAGAGCCACAAGCGCGAACGCCAGTGGTTCTCTTTTGCTCAGGCCTGGGAAGCCTTGTCAACAAGACCAGAGCTGCAGGAGGCTTTGGAGCGGTCTACCATGAGCCGGGCATAGCCTCACGGCACGCCCTCTCGCGATCAGCTCTGGCCTCTGCAGGCGATTGACCATCGTCGACAGCTTGTCACTTGATGCACAGCTCACGCTGGAACCTACCGCGGCGCTTGTTGCACGAATGACTAGAAGTGAGTGAGCCGGTTCTGAAAAGGTACCAGGCTTCTCCGCCAACTCAGCATCATGAGAGGGAAGAACACATGTCGACAAAGGCTCTTGAACCCGGCCTCTTGACATGAGTTTCATCCTCAAATCTCCTCTTTTCCTTGCTTTCTCTATTTACAGAGATGATACAACGTGCATCCATCCAAAGGCGTTCGGTGGATTATGATAGAGTCTTTTTTACACAACCAAGAATTCAGGCGGGACGGTTTGCCTGAGCGGCATATTACGGTGCATATATCAAGACAAGAGGGACATTATTTTG
This region of Fusarium falciforme chromosome 5, complete sequence genomic DNA includes:
- a CDS encoding Nudix hydrolase domain-containing protein; translated protein: MSSSASGDSGAGGRSMESRVGRSKQRYNTKGERLVAGIVPLTPDQNYVLLIQSTRRKGWVLPKGGWESDETCQEAAEREAWEEAGITVQISYDLGDIDEKRAPKSTKDRSRYHFFEGVVTGEYDDWPESHKRERQWFSFAQAWEALSTRPELQEALERSTMSRA